The following are encoded together in the Streptomyces sp. NBC_00358 genome:
- a CDS encoding VOC family protein: MACRISEIVLKCHDPEALARFWCEVLDFTVLDREDKVYVEIGPREGFGGAQPTLFLIHDDAPDNGHARLHIDVNPTDRDQDAELERLLAAGAERVDIGQPADASWHVLADPEGNEFCLLKPRLDPL; the protein is encoded by the coding sequence ATGGCATGCCGTATCAGTGAGATCGTGCTCAAGTGTCACGACCCCGAGGCGCTGGCACGGTTCTGGTGCGAGGTCCTGGACTTCACCGTGCTCGACCGCGAGGACAAGGTCTACGTCGAGATAGGTCCGCGCGAAGGGTTCGGCGGCGCGCAGCCGACGCTCTTCCTCATCCACGACGACGCGCCGGACAACGGGCACGCCCGGCTGCACATCGACGTCAACCCCACCGACCGCGACCAGGACGCCGAGCTGGAGCGCCTCCTGGCCGCCGGTGCCGAACGCGTCGACATCGGTCAGCCCGCGGATGCCTCCTGGCACGTGCTCGCCGATCCGGAGGGCAACGAGTTCTGCCTGCTCAAGCCCCGCCTCGACCCACTCTGA
- a CDS encoding FMN-binding protein, with amino-acid sequence MKKSHPIRRFVLASAATVSGIVLLLALKPASDPAAASAQGAVAPQQTAAGQEAAQGATAQQSGTRTVTGDVVRTEYGPVQVRLTMVDGKITKADAVQAPKGGTSDQKTALSVPKLNQEAVAAQSAQIDAVSGATYTSGGYKKSLQSALDKAKTAGGTTGSAGSSGSAGSSGKAGASSAAPAPAAQARVVTGTVTQTQYGPVQVRLTLSGNKVTKAEAVQAPKGGVSDQKTALAVPKLNQEAVKAGSAQIDAVSGATYTSDGYKKSLQSALDKAGV; translated from the coding sequence ATGAAGAAGAGTCACCCCATTCGGCGGTTCGTGCTCGCGAGCGCCGCCACCGTGTCCGGAATCGTGCTGCTGCTGGCGCTCAAGCCGGCGTCCGACCCCGCCGCCGCGTCGGCACAGGGCGCGGTCGCGCCCCAGCAGACGGCGGCCGGGCAGGAAGCGGCCCAGGGCGCCACGGCCCAGCAGTCGGGTACCAGGACCGTCACCGGTGACGTGGTGAGGACCGAGTACGGGCCGGTCCAGGTGCGGCTGACCATGGTCGACGGCAAGATAACCAAGGCGGACGCGGTCCAGGCCCCCAAGGGCGGGACCAGCGACCAGAAGACCGCCCTCTCGGTCCCCAAGCTCAACCAGGAGGCCGTCGCGGCGCAGAGCGCCCAGATCGACGCCGTCTCGGGGGCGACCTACACCAGCGGCGGCTACAAGAAGTCCCTGCAGTCGGCCCTGGACAAGGCGAAGACCGCCGGCGGCACGACGGGATCCGCGGGGTCCTCGGGTTCCGCGGGTTCCTCCGGAAAGGCCGGGGCGTCCTCGGCCGCGCCGGCCCCGGCGGCCCAGGCGCGCGTCGTCACCGGAACCGTGACCCAGACCCAGTACGGCCCCGTCCAGGTCCGGCTCACCCTCTCCGGCAACAAGGTCACCAAGGCCGAAGCGGTCCAGGCCCCCAAGGGCGGTGTCAGCGACCAGAAGACGGCCCTCGCCGTGCCCAAGCTCAACCAGGAGGCGGTCAAGGCGGGCAGCGCCCAGATCGACGCCGTCTCCGGCGCCACCTACACCAGCGACGGCTACAAGAAGTCCCTCCAGTCGGCTCTGGACAAGGCCGGTGTCTGA
- the argC gene encoding N-acetyl-gamma-glutamyl-phosphate reductase, translated as MAMRAAVAGASGYAGGELLRLLLAHPGIEIGALTGNSNAGQRLGALQPHLLPLADRVLAETTPEVLRGHDVVFLALPHGQSAAVAERLGPEVLVVDMGADFRLKDPADWERFYASAHAGTWPYGLPELPGARAALEGSKRIAVPGCYPTAASLALFPAYAAGLAEPEAVIVAASGTSGAGKAPKAHLLGSEVMGSMTPYGVGGVHRHTPEMIQNLSTAAGEPVTVSFTPTLAPMPRGILATCSAKARPAVTAESVRAAYEKAFADEPFVHLLPEGQWPATASVYGSNAVQVQVAYDAAAHRIIAISAIDNLTKGTAGGAVQSMNLALGLPEELGLSTIGVAP; from the coding sequence ATGGCGATGCGTGCGGCGGTGGCGGGAGCGAGTGGGTACGCGGGCGGGGAACTGCTGCGGCTGCTCCTGGCGCACCCCGGGATCGAGATCGGCGCCCTGACCGGCAACTCCAACGCGGGCCAGCGGCTCGGGGCGCTCCAGCCCCATCTGCTGCCCCTCGCGGACCGCGTCCTCGCGGAGACCACCCCCGAGGTGCTGCGCGGTCACGACGTGGTGTTCCTCGCGCTGCCCCACGGGCAGTCCGCCGCGGTCGCCGAGCGGCTCGGCCCCGAGGTCCTCGTCGTCGACATGGGCGCCGACTTCCGGCTGAAGGACCCGGCCGACTGGGAGCGCTTCTACGCCTCCGCGCACGCCGGGACCTGGCCGTACGGCCTCCCCGAACTGCCGGGCGCGCGCGCCGCGCTGGAGGGGTCCAAGCGCATCGCGGTGCCCGGCTGCTACCCGACGGCCGCTTCCCTGGCCCTCTTCCCGGCGTACGCCGCCGGGCTGGCGGAGCCCGAGGCGGTGATCGTCGCGGCCTCCGGCACCTCCGGGGCCGGCAAGGCGCCCAAGGCGCACCTGCTCGGCAGCGAGGTCATGGGCTCGATGACCCCGTACGGCGTCGGCGGCGTGCACCGGCACACCCCCGAGATGATCCAGAACCTCAGCACGGCCGCCGGGGAGCCCGTCACCGTCTCCTTCACCCCGACCCTCGCGCCGATGCCCCGCGGCATCCTCGCCACCTGCAGCGCCAAGGCCAGGCCGGCGGTCACCGCCGAGTCCGTACGGGCCGCCTACGAGAAGGCCTTCGCCGACGAGCCCTTCGTCCATCTCCTTCCCGAGGGTCAGTGGCCCGCCACGGCGTCCGTCTACGGTTCCAACGCCGTTCAGGTCCAGGTCGCGTACGACGCCGCCGCGCACCGCATCATCGCGATCAGCGCCATCGACAACCTGACCAAGGGCACCGCGGGCGGTGCCGTCCAGAGCATGAACCTCGCCCTCGGCCTCCCCGAGGAGCTGGGGCTTTCCACGATCGGAGTCGCACCGTGA
- a CDS encoding acetylornithine transaminase — MTGSVTNAELTQRWQGSLMDNYGTPRLPLVRGAGTKLWDADGNQYLDFVGGIAVNALGHGHPAIVEAVSRQIAELGHVSNLFVAEPPVELAERLLRLFGREGRVYFCNSGAEANEGAFKIGRLTGRTHMVATTGGFHGRTMGALALTGQPAKQEPFLPLPGDVTHVPYGDAQALAQAVTQDTALVIIEPIQGENGVVVPPPGYLKAARAITAATGALLVLDEVQTGIGRTGNWFEYQAHEGVLPDVVTLAKGLGGGLPLGATVAFGRAAGLLRPGHHGTTFGGNPVVCAAGLAVLDTIESEGLLENVKRAGERLRDGIEGAGDGSGHPLIDHVRGAGLLLGIVLTEPLAPQVQQAAQDAGFLVNAPAPDVVRLMPPLNLGEDEVDAFLRALPGILDAANGDG, encoded by the coding sequence ATGACCGGCAGCGTGACGAACGCGGAGCTCACCCAGCGTTGGCAGGGCTCGCTCATGGACAACTACGGCACCCCGCGACTGCCGCTCGTCCGTGGCGCCGGGACGAAGCTGTGGGACGCCGACGGCAACCAGTACCTCGACTTCGTCGGCGGCATCGCGGTCAACGCGCTCGGCCACGGCCACCCCGCGATCGTCGAGGCGGTCAGCCGGCAGATCGCGGAACTGGGCCATGTCTCCAACCTCTTCGTCGCCGAACCGCCCGTCGAGCTCGCCGAACGGCTGCTCCGGCTCTTCGGCCGCGAGGGCCGGGTGTACTTCTGCAACTCGGGGGCCGAGGCCAACGAGGGCGCCTTCAAGATCGGCAGGCTGACCGGCCGGACCCATATGGTCGCCACCACCGGCGGCTTCCACGGCCGGACCATGGGCGCCCTCGCGCTCACCGGCCAGCCCGCCAAGCAGGAGCCCTTCCTGCCGCTGCCCGGTGACGTCACCCATGTCCCGTACGGCGACGCGCAGGCCCTCGCCCAGGCGGTCACCCAGGACACCGCGCTGGTGATCATCGAGCCGATCCAGGGCGAGAACGGCGTCGTCGTGCCGCCCCCCGGCTACCTCAAGGCGGCCCGCGCGATCACCGCGGCCACCGGTGCCCTGCTCGTCCTGGACGAGGTGCAGACCGGCATCGGCCGCACCGGCAACTGGTTCGAGTACCAGGCCCACGAGGGTGTCCTGCCCGACGTCGTCACGCTCGCCAAGGGCCTCGGCGGCGGACTGCCGCTCGGCGCCACCGTCGCCTTCGGCCGCGCCGCCGGGCTGCTCAGGCCCGGCCACCACGGCACGACCTTCGGCGGCAACCCGGTCGTCTGCGCCGCCGGACTCGCCGTGCTCGACACGATCGAGTCCGAGGGGCTCCTGGAGAACGTGAAGCGCGCGGGCGAGAGACTGCGGGACGGAATCGAGGGCGCCGGCGACGGTTCCGGCCATCCGCTGATCGACCATGTCCGGGGTGCGGGACTGCTCCTGGGTATCGTGCTCACCGAGCCGCTCGCGCCCCAGGTGCAGCAGGCGGCTCAGGACGCCGGTTTCCTGGTGAACGCGCCCGCCCCCGATGTCGTACGGCTGATGCCGCCGCTGAACCTCGGCGAAGACGAAGTGGACGCGTTCCTCCGGGCCCTTCCCGGCATCCTCGACGCAGCCAACGGGGACGGATGA
- a CDS encoding arginine repressor: MSQAQDHEHAGPAVPQTRTARHRRIVDILNRQPVRSQSQLAKLLADDGLNVTQATLSRDLDELNAVKIRNNDGDLIYAVPSEGGFRTPRAPLGESAKEERMRRLSSELLISAEASANLVVLRTPPGAAQFLASAIDQAELHDILGTIAGDDTLLLISRGPTGGQALADHLLRLAQNDH, translated from the coding sequence ATGAGTCAGGCGCAGGACCACGAGCACGCAGGGCCTGCCGTGCCGCAGACCCGCACCGCACGCCACCGCCGGATCGTGGACATCCTCAACCGGCAACCGGTGCGCTCGCAGAGCCAGTTGGCGAAGCTCCTCGCCGACGACGGGCTGAACGTCACTCAGGCGACGCTCTCCCGGGACCTCGACGAGCTGAACGCGGTCAAGATCCGCAACAACGACGGCGACCTCATCTACGCGGTGCCGAGCGAGGGAGGGTTCCGCACTCCGCGCGCGCCGCTGGGGGAGTCGGCGAAGGAGGAGCGGATGCGCAGGCTCTCCTCGGAGCTGCTGATCTCCGCGGAGGCCTCGGCGAATCTCGTGGTCCTGCGCACCCCGCCGGGGGCGGCGCAGTTCCTCGCCTCGGCGATCGACCAGGCGGAGCTGCACGACATCCTCGGCACGATCGCCGGGGACGACACCCTGCTGCTGATCAGCCGTGGTCCGACGGGTGGGCAGGCGCTGGCCGATCATCTGCTGCGGCTGGCCCAGAACGATCACTGA
- a CDS encoding ferredoxin reductase family protein, giving the protein MRRIRPRRSPAVPLLLAVWAGAAAVIWLWWMDTPSIADNNSRILNAGRITGLLAGYLMALVVLQMARVPALERRVGSDRVARWHAMTGRYTICLVLAHLFLTMWGYALQAGKGLGQIVQQTIDSVNQLPDMGKAAIGTGLLVLIGFISVGWLRKLIPYDTWYHVHLLTYAAVFLTFWHQLSTGNDFAVEPVAKTVWYGLYGSVTALVVWYRILSPIRLNLKHRMRVQAVIEETPGIVSVLISGRKLHRMGAEAGQFFRWRFLAPGMRFSSHPYSLSAAPRPNMLRITVKAIGDHSAALRDLEPGTRVWAEGPYGALTAGKRSRGKVLLVAGGVGITPMRALFETLPGASGDLTLLYRANTTQDLALWDELAAISKERGARLMYAVNSPDGERPDISADSLRRKLPDIDHHDVFMCGPPGFAQQVYDALRGAGVPARRIHHESFEM; this is encoded by the coding sequence ATGCGCCGAATCCGCCCTCGCCGCTCGCCCGCCGTCCCGTTGCTGCTCGCCGTCTGGGCCGGCGCCGCGGCGGTCATCTGGCTGTGGTGGATGGATACCCCGTCCATCGCGGACAACAACAGCAGGATCCTCAACGCCGGCCGGATCACCGGGCTGCTCGCCGGGTATCTGATGGCGCTCGTGGTGCTGCAGATGGCCCGCGTGCCCGCCCTGGAACGCAGGGTGGGATCCGACCGCGTGGCGCGCTGGCACGCCATGACCGGCCGCTACACCATCTGCCTGGTCCTCGCCCACCTCTTCCTGACGATGTGGGGCTACGCCCTGCAGGCCGGCAAGGGGCTCGGCCAGATCGTGCAGCAGACCATCGACTCGGTGAACCAGTTGCCCGACATGGGCAAGGCCGCGATCGGCACGGGCCTGCTCGTGCTCATCGGGTTCATATCCGTCGGCTGGCTCCGCAAGCTGATCCCGTACGACACCTGGTACCACGTCCACCTGCTGACGTACGCCGCGGTGTTCCTGACGTTCTGGCACCAGCTTTCCACCGGCAACGACTTCGCGGTGGAACCCGTCGCCAAGACGGTCTGGTACGGGCTCTACGGATCGGTGACCGCGCTGGTCGTCTGGTACCGAATCCTTTCTCCGATCCGGCTGAACCTGAAGCACCGGATGCGGGTCCAGGCCGTCATCGAGGAGACGCCCGGCATCGTGTCGGTGCTGATCAGCGGGCGCAAACTGCACCGGATGGGCGCGGAGGCGGGGCAGTTCTTCCGCTGGCGCTTCCTGGCGCCGGGGATGCGCTTCAGCTCCCACCCGTACTCGCTCTCGGCGGCACCCCGCCCCAACATGCTGCGCATCACCGTGAAGGCGATCGGCGACCACAGCGCCGCCCTGCGTGATCTGGAGCCGGGCACCCGGGTCTGGGCCGAGGGCCCGTACGGCGCGCTGACCGCCGGCAAGCGCAGTCGCGGCAAGGTGCTCCTGGTGGCGGGCGGTGTCGGCATCACCCCGATGCGGGCGCTGTTCGAGACCCTCCCCGGCGCGTCCGGCGACCTGACGCTGCTCTACCGCGCCAACACCACCCAGGACCTGGCCCTGTGGGACGAGCTCGCCGCGATCTCCAAGGAGCGCGGGGCACGCCTGATGTACGCGGTGAACAGCCCCGACGGCGAGCGCCCGGACATCTCGGCGGACTCCCTGCGCCGCAAGCTGCCCGACATCGACCACCACGACGTCTTCATGTGCGGGCCGCCCGGCTTCGCACAGCAGGTGTACGACGCACTGCGCGGCGCGGGGGTCCCCGCCCGCCGCATCCATCACGAGTCGTTCGAGATGTGA
- the argJ gene encoding bifunctional glutamate N-acetyltransferase/amino-acid acetyltransferase ArgJ, with protein sequence MSVTAAQGFTAAGIAAGIKANGNPDLALVVNNGPRRAAAGVFTSNRVKAAPVLWSEQVLRSGELTAVVLNSGGANACTGPKGFQDTHATAEKVAEALGDTGAGSVAVCSTGLIGVLLPMDKLLPGIDLAVAELGPHGGEKAAIAIKTTDTVHKTSVVTRDGWTVGGMAKGAGMLAPGLATMLVVLTTDADVDGAVLDRALREATRTTFDRVDSDGCMSTNDTVLLLASGASEVTPEQGEFAEAVRAVCDDLGQQLIRDAEGASKDIKVEVINAATEDDAVEVGRSIARNNLLKCAIHGEDPNWGRVLSAIGTTAAAFEPDRLNVAINGVWVCKNGGVGEDRELVDMRYREVHIVADLAAGDATATIWTNDLTADYVHENSAYSS encoded by the coding sequence GTGAGCGTCACGGCAGCACAGGGATTCACCGCGGCCGGGATCGCCGCCGGAATCAAGGCGAACGGCAACCCGGACCTGGCCCTCGTGGTCAACAACGGGCCCCGCCGCGCAGCCGCGGGCGTCTTCACCTCCAACCGCGTGAAGGCCGCGCCGGTCCTGTGGTCCGAGCAGGTCCTCAGGAGCGGCGAGCTGACCGCCGTCGTCCTCAACTCCGGTGGCGCCAACGCCTGTACGGGCCCCAAGGGCTTCCAGGACACCCACGCCACCGCCGAGAAGGTCGCCGAGGCGCTCGGTGACACGGGTGCGGGCAGCGTCGCCGTGTGTTCGACGGGCCTCATCGGCGTGCTGCTGCCGATGGACAAGCTGCTCCCCGGCATCGACCTGGCCGTCGCCGAACTCGGCCCGCACGGCGGCGAGAAGGCCGCCATCGCCATCAAGACCACCGACACCGTGCACAAGACCTCCGTCGTGACGCGCGACGGCTGGACCGTCGGCGGCATGGCCAAGGGCGCCGGCATGCTGGCCCCGGGACTCGCCACCATGCTCGTCGTGCTCACCACCGACGCGGACGTGGACGGCGCGGTCCTCGACCGGGCGTTGCGCGAGGCCACCCGCACCACCTTCGACCGCGTCGACTCCGACGGCTGCATGTCGACCAACGACACCGTGCTGCTGCTCGCCTCCGGGGCCAGTGAAGTCACCCCGGAACAGGGCGAGTTCGCCGAAGCCGTCCGTGCGGTCTGCGACGACCTCGGCCAGCAGTTGATCCGTGACGCCGAGGGCGCCAGCAAGGACATCAAGGTCGAGGTGATCAACGCCGCGACCGAGGACGACGCCGTCGAGGTGGGCCGCTCCATCGCCCGCAACAACCTCCTCAAGTGCGCGATCCACGGCGAGGACCCCAACTGGGGGCGGGTGTTGTCCGCGATCGGCACCACCGCGGCCGCCTTCGAGCCGGACCGGCTCAACGTGGCCATCAACGGCGTCTGGGTCTGCAAGAACGGTGGGGTCGGCGAGGACCGCGAACTCGTCGACATGCGCTACCGCGAGGTCCACATCGTCGCCGACCTCGCCGCGGGCGACGCGACCGCCACGATCTGGACCAACGACCTCACCGCCGACTACGTCCACGAGAACAGCGCGTACTCCTCATGA
- a CDS encoding FAD:protein FMN transferase, which produces MGTVFSFDVRGGEPEAVQAALEEAIAQLHRVDEVFSTYREDSQISRLVRGELTVEECDPEVAEVLDLGAEAERVSDGWFSTRYEGQLDPTGIVKGWAAERAALHLAAAGASGVSVNGGGDVQLCGVPGPHRPWRVGVSDPLRPGSLAAVVSAAGVEELAVATSGTAERGAHIVDPRTGRSAVTDLLAVTVVGPRLTWVDAWATAAFAMGSRAGLDWLESLPDIEALLITAGDEVRCTGGLAQRLG; this is translated from the coding sequence ATGGGCACCGTCTTCTCCTTCGACGTGCGCGGCGGTGAACCCGAAGCCGTGCAGGCCGCACTGGAGGAGGCGATCGCCCAACTCCACCGTGTGGACGAGGTGTTCAGCACCTACCGCGAGGACAGCCAGATCTCGCGGCTGGTACGCGGGGAACTCACCGTCGAGGAGTGCGACCCGGAGGTCGCCGAGGTGCTCGATCTGGGCGCCGAGGCGGAACGGGTCAGCGACGGCTGGTTCAGCACGCGCTACGAGGGACAGCTCGACCCGACGGGGATCGTCAAGGGCTGGGCCGCGGAACGCGCGGCCCTGCACCTCGCCGCGGCCGGGGCGAGCGGGGTCAGCGTCAACGGCGGCGGCGACGTCCAGTTGTGCGGCGTCCCCGGGCCGCACCGCCCCTGGCGGGTGGGCGTGTCCGACCCGCTCCGTCCGGGCTCGCTCGCCGCGGTCGTCTCCGCGGCCGGTGTCGAGGAACTGGCGGTGGCGACCTCCGGCACCGCCGAACGCGGCGCCCATATCGTCGATCCCCGCACCGGCAGGTCCGCGGTCACCGACCTGCTGGCCGTGACCGTGGTGGGCCCGCGACTGACCTGGGTGGACGCCTGGGCGACCGCGGCCTTCGCGATGGGCTCGCGGGCGGGCCTCGACTGGCTGGAGTCGCTGCCGGACATCGAGGCGCTGCTCATCACGGCGGGCGACGAGGTCAGATGCACGGGAGGGCTCGCCCAGCGCCTGGGGTGA
- the argB gene encoding acetylglutamate kinase — MSNVTRKHTALPKAQILIEALPWLTRHRGKTVVVKFGGNAMIDSELKAAFAQDIVFLHHAGLKPVVVHGGGPQISAALDRHGIVSEFKAGLRVTTEDAMDVVRMVLAGQVQRELVGLLNEHGPLAVGLTGEDAHTITATKHQPTIDGQLVDIGRVGEITAIDTGAIEALLADGRIPVVSSIARSQDDGHVYNVNADTAAAALAAALGAETLMVLTDVEGLYEDWPNSDEVISRLTATQLEKLLPELASGMVPKMEGCLHAVRNGVTTARVIDGRVQHSILLEIFTDEGIGTMVVPDDEEAGDVA, encoded by the coding sequence ATGAGCAATGTGACCCGCAAGCACACCGCTCTGCCCAAGGCGCAGATCCTCATCGAGGCGCTGCCCTGGCTGACCCGGCACCGGGGCAAGACCGTCGTCGTCAAGTTCGGCGGCAACGCCATGATCGACAGCGAGTTGAAGGCCGCCTTCGCCCAGGACATCGTGTTCCTGCACCATGCGGGCCTCAAGCCCGTCGTGGTGCACGGCGGCGGTCCGCAGATCAGCGCCGCCCTCGACCGGCACGGCATCGTCAGCGAGTTCAAGGCGGGGCTGCGCGTCACCACCGAGGACGCGATGGACGTCGTCCGCATGGTGCTGGCCGGACAGGTCCAGCGTGAACTGGTCGGACTCCTCAACGAACACGGGCCGCTCGCCGTGGGCCTCACCGGCGAGGACGCGCACACCATCACCGCCACCAAGCACCAGCCCACGATCGACGGCCAGTTGGTCGACATCGGGCGGGTGGGCGAGATCACCGCGATCGACACGGGCGCGATCGAGGCACTGCTCGCCGACGGCCGTATCCCGGTCGTCTCCTCGATCGCCCGGAGCCAGGACGACGGACATGTCTACAACGTCAATGCTGATACGGCGGCTGCGGCACTCGCTGCCGCACTGGGTGCCGAAACCCTCATGGTCCTCACGGACGTCGAGGGCCTCTACGAGGACTGGCCGAACAGTGACGAGGTGATCAGCCGCCTCACCGCCACCCAGCTGGAGAAACTCCTTCCCGAGCTGGCCAGCGGCATGGTGCCGAAGATGGAGGGGTGTCTGCACGCCGTACGCAACGGCGTCACGACCGCCCGTGTCATCGACGGCCGGGTCCAGCACTCGATCCTGCTGGAGATCTTCACCGACGAAGGCATCGGCACGATGGTCGTGCCGGACGACGAGGAAGCGGGGGACGTCGCATGA
- a CDS encoding ferredoxin reductase family protein yields MTTVYERAADPRRTRGRGRPRPSPAGPLLALLWAGAAAVLALWWTDTPSVVGLAGWLTDAGRIAGLLCGYGCAVLVALMARVPLLERRVGSDRVARWHAMAGRYTVCLLVAHVTLILFGYAAQDGTGVVHETLSVVFDYPDMLKATTGTVILFAVGITSARLARRRISHEFWYYVHLLTYVAVFLTFFHQLALGSDFVGNRVAQAAWYALYLGTAALVVWFRLLAPVRLNRRHRLRVESVHRESPGVFSVVIRGEKLDELNAQAGQFFRWRFLADGMRWTSTPYSLSAPPRPDRMRITVKALGDHSAAVGLLRPGTRVWAEGPYGSLTADRATSSKSLLIAGGVGITPLRALFETLPGRVTLLYRARTAEDLALGGELEDIARWRGARVLYAVNAADGTRPRLTAQSLREAVPDIAEHDVYLCGPPALSRDLYGALHTAGVPDRRIHHESFEL; encoded by the coding sequence ATGACCACGGTGTACGAGCGGGCCGCGGACCCGCGCAGGACGCGAGGACGCGGACGGCCGCGCCCCTCGCCCGCCGGGCCGCTGCTGGCCCTGCTGTGGGCGGGAGCGGCCGCGGTCCTCGCCCTGTGGTGGACCGACACACCGTCGGTGGTGGGTCTCGCCGGCTGGCTGACGGACGCCGGGCGGATCGCCGGGCTGCTGTGCGGCTACGGCTGCGCCGTCCTGGTGGCGCTGATGGCCCGGGTCCCGCTCCTGGAGCGGCGCGTCGGTTCCGACCGGGTGGCCCGCTGGCACGCCATGGCCGGCCGGTACACGGTCTGCCTGCTGGTCGCGCACGTCACGCTGATCCTCTTCGGCTACGCCGCCCAGGACGGGACGGGCGTCGTCCACGAGACGCTGAGCGTGGTGTTCGACTACCCGGACATGCTGAAGGCGACGACCGGCACGGTCATCCTGTTCGCCGTGGGGATCACCTCGGCGCGCCTGGCCCGCCGCCGGATCAGTCACGAGTTCTGGTACTACGTGCATCTGCTGACGTACGTGGCGGTCTTCCTGACCTTCTTCCACCAGCTCGCGCTCGGCTCCGACTTCGTCGGCAACCGGGTCGCGCAGGCCGCCTGGTACGCCCTCTACCTCGGTACGGCCGCGCTCGTCGTCTGGTTCCGGCTGCTGGCACCCGTACGGCTCAACCGGCGCCACCGGCTGCGCGTGGAGTCCGTGCACCGGGAGTCCCCCGGGGTCTTCTCCGTCGTGATCCGCGGGGAGAAGCTGGACGAACTGAACGCGCAAGCGGGCCAGTTCTTCCGCTGGCGGTTCCTCGCGGACGGGATGCGATGGACCTCGACCCCGTACTCGCTGTCGGCGCCGCCGCGGCCGGACCGCATGCGGATCACCGTGAAGGCGCTCGGCGACCACAGCGCGGCGGTGGGGCTGCTGCGTCCCGGCACCCGGGTGTGGGCGGAGGGCCCCTACGGATCGCTGACCGCCGACCGGGCCACCTCGTCGAAGTCCCTGCTGATCGCGGGCGGCGTCGGCATCACCCCGCTGCGCGCGCTGTTCGAGACGCTGCCCGGCCGGGTCACCCTCCTCTACCGGGCCCGTACGGCCGAGGATCTGGCGCTGGGCGGCGAACTGGAGGACATCGCGCGGTGGCGCGGGGCCCGCGTCCTGTACGCGGTCAACGCCGCCGACGGCACGCGCCCGCGGCTCACCGCCCAGTCGCTGCGCGAGGCCGTTCCGGACATCGCCGAGCACGACGTCTATCTCTGCGGACCGCCCGCGCTGTCGCGGGACCTGTACGGGGCACTGCACACCGCCGGTGTCCCCGACCGCCGTATCCACCACGAGTCGTTCGAGCTGTGA
- a CDS encoding FMN-binding protein — MHALKKNRPLRRITLAAATTVTGVVLLLSLKPHTPPAPASASSSVGRSSSPSPGTSSGSSSGTSGGSKSTGTRTVTGDTVQTRWGPVQVRITLKDGRITDATAVAYPSENPRDQEINSYAIPQLRREALAAQSAQIDSVSGATYTSGGYKQSLQSALDSAGL, encoded by the coding sequence GTGCACGCCCTGAAGAAGAACCGTCCGCTGCGGCGGATCACGCTGGCCGCCGCCACCACGGTCACCGGCGTCGTCCTGCTGCTCTCGCTCAAGCCGCACACACCACCGGCACCGGCCTCCGCCTCCTCGTCGGTGGGTCGTTCCTCCTCCCCCTCCCCGGGAACCTCCTCGGGAAGCTCCTCCGGAACCTCCGGGGGTTCCAAGAGCACGGGGACCAGGACCGTCACCGGCGATACGGTGCAGACCCGTTGGGGTCCGGTCCAGGTGCGGATCACGCTGAAGGACGGCAGGATCACGGATGCCACCGCGGTCGCCTATCCTTCGGAGAATCCCCGGGACCAGGAGATCAACAGTTACGCGATTCCCCAGCTCAGGCGTGAAGCGCTGGCAGCGCAGAGCGCCCAGATCGACTCGGTGTCCGGAGCCACTTACACCAGCGGCGGATACAAGCAGTCGCTCCAGTCCGCACTGGACTCCGCGGGCCTCTGA